The Roseiconus lacunae genome has a segment encoding these proteins:
- a CDS encoding TauD/TfdA family dioxygenase encodes MKSHPSFSQVGIEGQRNEGESVFPLVYGCQDQAFGLEPFLDWVTENRDALLGSATAHGAVAFRGFATPDVEDFDRFIQALEIENFPYKKSLSNAVRVNRTPRVFSANEAPPEVKIFFHHEMAQTPLFPRYILFFCEIAPLVGGATPLCRSDVLYAELRQRCPEFAHKCEQVGLQYTNVMPGVDDPQSGMGRSWQSTLGVETKEQAVSRLAELGYAHEWVDGDCLRATTPRLPAVMEVRPGQKTFFNQLIAAYCGWKDERNDPSDAIRHGDGSKLDPESVAIAIELAERYAYDHKWQKGDIVLLDNTVAMHARRPFEGTRKVVASLAEMQTHAFDQAGV; translated from the coding sequence ATGAAATCCCACCCTTCCTTTTCCCAAGTTGGCATTGAAGGTCAGCGAAACGAAGGAGAGAGCGTTTTCCCGCTCGTCTATGGATGCCAAGATCAGGCATTCGGATTAGAGCCCTTTCTGGATTGGGTAACTGAGAATCGCGATGCACTCTTGGGGAGTGCAACGGCACACGGGGCGGTCGCATTTCGTGGTTTTGCGACGCCCGACGTCGAGGACTTTGATCGTTTCATCCAGGCATTGGAGATCGAGAACTTTCCCTACAAAAAATCTCTTTCTAATGCGGTCCGAGTCAATCGTACGCCACGTGTCTTTTCGGCAAACGAAGCGCCTCCGGAAGTCAAGATTTTCTTCCATCACGAGATGGCTCAAACGCCGTTGTTCCCACGGTACATATTGTTCTTCTGTGAGATCGCACCGCTGGTCGGCGGCGCCACACCGCTGTGCCGCAGCGACGTGCTCTACGCAGAATTGAGGCAACGCTGTCCGGAGTTTGCCCACAAGTGCGAACAAGTCGGACTGCAATACACCAACGTCATGCCCGGCGTCGATGATCCGCAATCCGGTATGGGGCGAAGCTGGCAAAGTACCTTGGGAGTCGAAACCAAAGAACAAGCGGTTTCACGTTTAGCGGAATTAGGGTACGCGCACGAATGGGTCGACGGCGATTGCCTTCGTGCCACCACACCGCGACTTCCCGCAGTGATGGAAGTTCGGCCAGGGCAGAAGACGTTTTTCAACCAACTGATCGCGGCTTACTGTGGTTGGAAAGACGAACGGAACGATCCTTCCGATGCGATCCGTCATGGCGATGGCTCGAAGCTTGATCCCGAGTCAGTCGCGATCGCGATCGAATTGGCAGAACGATATGCGTACGATCACAAGTGGCAAAAGGGGGACATCGTCCTGCTCGATAACACAGTCGCGATGCATGCTCGTCGGCCATTCGAAGGGACGCGTAAAGTCGTCGCCTCATTGGCCGAGATGCAAACGCACGCTTTCGACCAAGCAGGGGTTTAG
- a CDS encoding Gfo/Idh/MocA family protein — MSQRTNRRLFLSRCVSSVAATSVAYGSGDLVAAKNDRPLLGLIGAGYQPETKRKGRGIAIGLAASGLADIAMLCEIDSQAADYASETVCGGKAKVVHDYRHVIDDPSIEAVLIGTPDHWHAKIAIEAMKAGKDVYCEKPVAVTVQEGQWLRDVAQQTNRVFQVGTQQRSEYGQRFLTAIAMVRAGRLGKLRRIHIGLNEGWEGGPFSTQPTPKTLDWERWLGPAPMTDYLPQRSHRTFRWWYEYAGGQLCDWGAHHVDIAQWAIEQQASGPTTIKTTARLNQPLVNGQATRDDTYNTPITFSAECQFAGGITMLIDSSRNGITFEGDQGRIFVNRGTLEGKPVEALRDAPLPEDAIANVYGGTPAVSHMQNFIDCVQSRDTPISDIDSHHRTLSTCHLANISVRLGRPLRWDPLRERFLGDEEANALLSRQYRKGYEIDV, encoded by the coding sequence ATGAGCCAACGAACAAATCGTCGTCTTTTTCTGTCGCGATGCGTCTCTAGCGTTGCTGCGACGTCAGTCGCCTATGGCAGCGGTGATTTGGTTGCCGCAAAGAATGACCGACCGTTGTTGGGATTGATTGGGGCGGGGTATCAACCGGAGACGAAACGGAAAGGCCGCGGCATCGCAATCGGATTGGCTGCAAGTGGGTTGGCCGATATTGCGATGCTCTGTGAAATCGATTCACAAGCCGCCGATTATGCGAGCGAAACGGTGTGCGGTGGTAAGGCAAAGGTGGTCCATGACTATCGACATGTCATTGATGATCCATCAATCGAAGCTGTGTTGATTGGGACCCCGGACCATTGGCATGCCAAGATCGCGATCGAAGCGATGAAGGCCGGCAAAGATGTGTACTGCGAAAAACCGGTTGCCGTGACGGTACAGGAAGGCCAGTGGTTGCGTGATGTCGCCCAACAAACCAATCGGGTGTTCCAAGTCGGTACGCAGCAGCGGAGTGAATACGGGCAGCGGTTCCTAACCGCGATTGCGATGGTGCGGGCCGGTCGCTTGGGAAAGTTACGACGAATTCACATTGGTTTAAACGAAGGCTGGGAGGGCGGCCCTTTCTCCACGCAACCGACTCCGAAAACACTCGATTGGGAGCGTTGGCTTGGTCCCGCACCGATGACCGATTATCTGCCCCAGCGATCACACCGAACGTTTCGCTGGTGGTATGAATATGCCGGGGGGCAGCTTTGCGACTGGGGCGCCCATCACGTCGATATCGCTCAATGGGCGATCGAACAGCAGGCCAGTGGTCCCACGACAATCAAAACCACGGCACGATTGAATCAGCCCCTTGTCAATGGGCAAGCGACCCGTGACGACACGTACAACACCCCGATTACGTTCTCTGCGGAGTGTCAATTTGCCGGCGGAATCACAATGCTGATCGATTCATCGAGAAACGGCATTACGTTCGAAGGCGATCAAGGCAGGATCTTTGTCAACCGGGGAACGTTAGAAGGCAAACCTGTCGAAGCGCTTCGCGATGCCCCACTCCCTGAAGATGCGATTGCCAACGTTTACGGTGGGACGCCGGCGGTATCCCACATGCAGAACTTCATCGATTGCGTTCAATCTCGCGATACACCGATCTCTGACATTGACTCGCATCATCGAACGTTGTCGACGTGTCACCTCGCCAATATTTCGGTGCGATTGGGGCGGCCGTTGCGGTGGGATCCTTTGAGGGAGCGATTTCTTGGCGATGAAGAGGCGAATGCCCTGTTGTCACGTCAGTATCGAAAAGGATATGAAATTGACGTGTGA
- a CDS encoding Gfo/Idh/MocA family protein has translation MDKVRFGLVGFGAWGQHHANAIVKAHNAELIGIAAASETTAKEAQSAYPDAFVTTNFRELVSRDDLDVIDVVVPSHLHHEVTTAVLEAGKHCLLEKPMGINLDQCDQMIRCAKQHDRILSVGHELRLSSMWGKAKEMVEAGFIGTPQYCLVELSRNPYRQGSGGWRYDINRVGNWILEEPIHFFDLARWYLAQSGEPESVYATANSRDEGRPELQDNFSAIMHFTGNAYAVVSQTLSAFEHHQTVKITGSRGALWASWSGAMDRTRHPTYKLRAFDGHEVTDVPIEKPTGELFELEDQIVRMAEAIQRDVPLHCTAEDGRWSVAMCLAATESVQTGQPQAIKVAD, from the coding sequence ATGGATAAAGTTCGATTTGGATTGGTCGGTTTTGGCGCTTGGGGGCAACACCATGCGAACGCGATTGTCAAAGCCCATAATGCCGAGTTGATTGGGATCGCTGCCGCCAGCGAAACGACGGCCAAGGAGGCGCAATCGGCATATCCAGACGCTTTCGTTACGACCAACTTCCGCGAACTGGTCTCGCGGGACGACCTCGATGTAATCGATGTGGTCGTGCCTAGCCATTTGCATCATGAGGTCACGACCGCTGTGCTCGAAGCCGGGAAGCATTGCCTGCTCGAAAAGCCAATGGGGATCAATCTCGATCAGTGTGACCAGATGATTCGTTGTGCCAAGCAACATGATCGGATTCTCAGCGTCGGCCATGAACTACGCTTGTCTTCGATGTGGGGCAAAGCGAAGGAGATGGTCGAAGCCGGGTTTATTGGCACACCGCAGTACTGCTTGGTTGAACTTTCACGTAATCCCTACCGCCAAGGATCGGGAGGTTGGCGATACGATATCAACCGAGTCGGAAACTGGATTCTCGAAGAACCGATTCACTTTTTTGATCTAGCGAGATGGTACCTCGCACAGTCGGGAGAACCTGAATCGGTCTATGCGACGGCGAACAGCCGGGACGAAGGCCGCCCGGAATTGCAAGATAACTTTAGCGCGATCATGCATTTCACAGGCAATGCCTATGCGGTGGTATCACAAACGCTGAGCGCCTTTGAGCATCATCAAACCGTCAAGATCACCGGCAGTCGCGGTGCGTTGTGGGCTTCGTGGAGCGGGGCGATGGATCGTACGCGACACCCGACATACAAACTACGAGCGTTCGACGGACATGAAGTGACCGACGTGCCGATCGAAAAACCCACCGGCGAGCTATTCGAGTTAGAAGATCAAATTGTTCGTATGGCCGAAGCGATCCAACGCGATGTACCGCTCCACTGCACGGCAGAAGATGGACGGTGGTCAGTCGCAATGTGCCTTGCCGCAACGGAATCAGTCCAGACCGGTCAACCACAAGCGATCAAAGTTGCTGATTGA
- a CDS encoding carbohydrate kinase family protein yields MVDIVGIGVSVWDSICLLESFPQRGAVVRAERFVQGIGGGITVAMAMASRLGASVALIDALGDDAVGNQIRETLRSESVETRWLQTIVGKTSSTASIWSETQEAERTIVFLPGTACDQIMIPNDLSDCIKGTKLLHLNGRHLAVCKQAVEIARQHGVLVSFDGGAFRYREETLPLLRAADIVIVARQYAESHYTAMTGKSAENHTGSELVRFLHDDLDCQIAAVTHGSRGSDFAVRGKINREAVSGVAPAYFFQSAINVDQAVDTTGCGDTFHGAFLAGIAAGGSIQACARLAAEVAGANARGIGGLFYNPPTLIQNFTSP; encoded by the coding sequence ATGGTTGATATCGTTGGAATTGGGGTGTCGGTCTGGGACAGCATCTGTTTGCTGGAATCTTTTCCGCAACGCGGGGCAGTTGTACGCGCCGAACGCTTCGTTCAAGGCATTGGCGGCGGGATCACCGTAGCGATGGCGATGGCATCTCGACTGGGCGCTTCGGTCGCATTGATCGATGCACTCGGGGATGACGCCGTCGGAAATCAAATTCGCGAGACACTTCGGAGTGAATCAGTCGAGACACGTTGGTTGCAAACCATCGTGGGGAAAACGAGTTCGACAGCTTCCATTTGGTCGGAAACTCAGGAGGCCGAACGAACCATCGTTTTTCTACCCGGGACAGCATGTGACCAGATCATGATTCCGAATGATCTGTCGGACTGTATCAAAGGCACCAAACTGTTGCACCTCAATGGTCGTCATCTCGCCGTTTGCAAACAGGCCGTTGAAATCGCCAGACAACACGGTGTGTTGGTCTCGTTCGACGGGGGGGCCTTTCGCTATCGTGAAGAAACATTGCCGTTATTGCGTGCGGCCGACATTGTGATCGTCGCCCGACAGTACGCCGAGTCACACTACACGGCGATGACAGGAAAGTCGGCAGAGAATCATACCGGAAGTGAGTTGGTGCGATTCTTACACGACGACTTGGATTGCCAGATAGCGGCAGTCACACATGGTTCGCGCGGTAGTGATTTTGCGGTTCGCGGAAAGATTAATCGCGAAGCAGTCAGTGGAGTCGCACCGGCGTACTTTTTCCAATCGGCAATCAACGTTGACCAAGCGGTCGATACGACCGGTTGCGGCGACACGTTTCATGGGGCGTTTCTTGCCGGGATCGCTGCCGGTGGTTCGATTCAGGCGTGTGCGCGACTCGCCGCTGAAGTGGCCGGGGCAAATGCCCGCGGAATCGGCGGGCTGTTCTACAATCCGCCGACGTTGATTCAGAACTTCACCAGCCCATGA
- a CDS encoding DUF6793 family protein, producing the protein MPLFEIETSSHIIITWAEDEQAARDVVFDAYPNDEVIRLTKRPRDTWVISKGALGLTNTTLDPCLIARECLNRSAGDKVNAIRLYRMETGSDLEQARKVIESNMVMGW; encoded by the coding sequence ATGCCCCTGTTCGAAATCGAAACCAGTTCTCACATCATCATCACTTGGGCGGAAGACGAACAGGCTGCTCGCGATGTGGTTTTTGACGCCTACCCCAACGACGAAGTCATTCGGTTGACCAAACGGCCACGGGATACTTGGGTGATCAGCAAAGGCGCCCTCGGACTGACCAATACCACGCTAGACCCTTGCTTGATTGCACGCGAGTGCCTGAATCGGTCTGCCGGCGACAAGGTCAATGCGATTCGTCTTTATCGCATGGAAACCGGCAGCGATCTCGAACAGGCTCGCAAAGTCATCGAATCAAACATGGTCATGGGCTGGTGA
- a CDS encoding Hpt domain-containing protein, which produces MESGSQVQDNGLFDELIIDFVDSLDEYIHHFDDFVESKDLESLGKEAHKLKGCSGTLGFQRIRLRSELLEHQVKAALWEEIIPSIEGIREEIQAVDIEHIRQRQQASGDSDC; this is translated from the coding sequence ATGGAATCAGGCTCGCAGGTGCAAGACAACGGACTGTTCGATGAACTGATCATCGATTTTGTTGATTCTCTCGATGAATACATCCACCATTTCGACGACTTTGTCGAATCGAAGGACCTGGAATCACTGGGGAAAGAAGCCCACAAACTGAAGGGCTGTTCCGGAACGTTGGGGTTTCAGCGTATTCGACTGCGTAGCGAGCTCCTTGAACATCAAGTGAAGGCAGCACTCTGGGAAGAGATCATTCCGTCGATTGAAGGGATTCGTGAAGAGATCCAGGCGGTCGATATCGAGCATATTCGACAGCGGCAGCAGGCTTCCGGTGATTCGGATTGCTAA
- a CDS encoding Gfo/Idh/MocA family protein: protein MSKPVRAAMIGLGFGSEFIPIYQAHPNAEVTALCRRNEAELNKAGDQFGIEKRYTDYGAVLADPEIDFVHINSPIPDHAWMSLKALDAGKHVMCTVPMATTIDECRQIVEKVEQTGLKYMMAETVVYSREFLYIKELYDKGELGEIQHLAASHPQDMDGWPSYWEEMIPMHYATHVVSPCLGLTNGLAEYVSCFGSGKVRDSIAEKSGNKFAVESCHIKLQDSDVVAHIWRFLYDVARQYRESFDVYGTKKSFEWTLIENEPHVIHTAKKPEPEIPEKVEIPDFAHLLPSEIQKFTLPSEIHDADHLSFIQGGGHGGSHPHLVHEMVSSIVEDRSPWPNAVTSANWTCVGLCAHESALKGGERVTLPEFTLKR, encoded by the coding sequence ATGTCAAAACCAGTTCGCGCGGCCATGATTGGATTGGGATTCGGTTCGGAGTTCATTCCGATCTACCAAGCGCATCCGAACGCGGAAGTCACCGCACTGTGTCGTCGTAATGAAGCCGAGCTGAATAAAGCTGGCGACCAATTCGGAATCGAGAAACGGTACACCGACTACGGCGCGGTGTTGGCCGATCCAGAGATCGATTTTGTCCATATTAACAGCCCGATTCCGGATCACGCATGGATGTCGCTGAAGGCACTCGACGCCGGGAAGCATGTCATGTGCACAGTACCGATGGCAACGACGATCGATGAATGTCGACAGATCGTCGAAAAGGTCGAACAAACGGGATTGAAGTACATGATGGCCGAAACGGTCGTCTATAGCCGTGAGTTCCTGTACATCAAGGAACTCTATGACAAAGGTGAACTCGGTGAGATTCAGCACCTTGCCGCATCGCATCCGCAGGATATGGACGGATGGCCAAGCTATTGGGAGGAAATGATTCCGATGCATTACGCCACGCACGTCGTCAGCCCTTGCCTTGGTTTGACGAACGGGTTGGCGGAATACGTCAGCTGTTTCGGATCGGGAAAAGTTCGTGATTCCATCGCCGAGAAGTCGGGCAACAAGTTTGCCGTCGAATCATGTCATATCAAACTGCAAGACAGCGATGTCGTCGCACATATCTGGCGATTTTTGTACGACGTTGCTCGGCAGTACCGTGAAAGCTTTGATGTATACGGAACCAAAAAGAGCTTTGAATGGACGTTGATCGAAAACGAACCCCACGTCATTCATACTGCGAAAAAACCGGAGCCAGAGATCCCTGAGAAAGTCGAGATCCCCGATTTTGCACATCTTCTACCAAGTGAGATTCAGAAGTTCACGCTGCCTTCTGAAATCCATGATGCCGATCATTTGTCTTTCATCCAAGGTGGCGGACACGGTGGATCACATCCCCACTTGGTACACGAAATGGTTAGCTCCATCGTCGAAGATCGTTCTCCTTGGCCGAACGCGGTGACAAGCGCCAATTGGACTTGCGTCGGCCTGTGCGCGCACGAGTCGGCGCTCAAAGGCGGTGAAAGAGTCACGCTCCCAGAATTCACTCTAAAGCGATAA
- a CDS encoding PVC-type heme-binding CxxCH protein: protein MFDQRCSLYRQFVVVVGCVLPTCLSGNLSRAADLVPPLVIEDGWEIELVKAEPEIVTPVMCVCDRQGRLLVIESHTHFPADDYSGPGHDRILRFSDSDSDGTLDRREVFFDQGKFTMGLACLDDGSVVVSYRDKVIRIDDKDGDGSAEQTETLLELDTVAEYPHNGLSGLTVSHDGWLYVGQGENFGEDYMLTAKDGSKQTGGGEGGNIFRLRVDGTQLQRIATGFWNPFGLCFDSANRLWTAGNDPDAMPPCRLMHVVEGGDYGFEFRFGRGGTHPLQSWLGELPVTLPPAAATGEAPCAVVPVGADLWVASWGDNRLEAYELSPSGASWTSQTRTILQGDTLFRPVGIAVAPDQSVYLTDWVRRDYSVHQTGRIWRLKRSDGQEVTPKQPKLSPSEMAADKVASESTIGSLLDVAVSPDRYLAQAAITALAKHPDLYPPGQIAKLEPEKQLGILAAWRWREFCEPESLHESTRQELIRVAISANDEDCNLFGLRWAAERRESSLLPIAEKILQRRSISPKLFEVAVAAISYLQNGTARSGIRDPARESLLETMARDQQRDDRLRAFAIRAIPKEAERPTVVDLKTWLKPDTSVELQSEIVRLLIARGDADSAKVLISVAKDAAYADSIRADAISGLSGHLSDHEQAIRQFADDQRLPNEVREEASRVLARQGGLKRQKRPPAEDFDSWLRLVGSGGDPAAGARVFQRSTCIRCHLHGGRGATTGPDLTSLTGQSRARILKSILDPSAEVGPLYVPWKIVTLDGDVRVGLKLPRPGVGGSIAFQSTDGLPFYVKLEEIEMHSFSDQSIMPEGLEQTMSIGELRDLLAFLETSTSQ from the coding sequence ATGTTCGACCAACGCTGTTCTCTCTATCGGCAATTTGTCGTGGTTGTCGGTTGTGTTCTGCCGACCTGCCTGTCCGGCAACCTAAGCAGAGCCGCAGATCTGGTCCCACCATTGGTGATCGAAGATGGCTGGGAAATCGAATTGGTCAAAGCGGAACCGGAGATCGTGACGCCGGTCATGTGTGTCTGTGATCGGCAAGGACGGTTGCTGGTCATTGAATCACACACGCATTTTCCGGCTGACGATTATTCCGGTCCAGGTCACGATCGCATCCTACGTTTCTCCGATAGCGATTCTGACGGCACTCTTGATCGACGTGAGGTCTTTTTTGATCAAGGCAAGTTCACCATGGGGCTGGCTTGTTTAGACGATGGATCAGTTGTGGTTTCCTACCGCGACAAAGTCATTCGAATCGACGATAAAGACGGCGATGGTTCGGCCGAGCAAACCGAAACGTTGCTCGAATTAGACACGGTCGCCGAATACCCACATAACGGTCTGAGCGGCTTGACAGTCAGTCACGACGGTTGGCTTTACGTTGGTCAAGGTGAAAACTTTGGTGAAGACTACATGCTGACCGCCAAGGACGGGAGCAAACAAACTGGGGGCGGCGAGGGTGGAAACATCTTTCGCTTGCGTGTTGATGGGACGCAGCTTCAGCGAATCGCGACTGGCTTTTGGAACCCGTTCGGTTTGTGTTTTGATTCTGCAAACCGGCTTTGGACCGCCGGAAACGATCCGGATGCGATGCCGCCATGCCGTTTGATGCACGTTGTCGAAGGCGGTGACTATGGTTTTGAGTTTCGGTTCGGTCGCGGAGGAACTCATCCGCTGCAATCGTGGCTTGGCGAGCTGCCGGTGACGCTTCCACCAGCGGCAGCGACCGGTGAAGCACCATGCGCGGTCGTTCCGGTCGGCGCTGATCTTTGGGTTGCCAGCTGGGGCGACAATCGACTCGAGGCCTACGAGTTATCTCCAAGCGGAGCGTCGTGGACCAGTCAAACGCGGACGATTTTGCAAGGCGACACGCTGTTCCGACCGGTGGGGATCGCTGTCGCGCCAGACCAGTCGGTCTATCTCACCGATTGGGTGCGGCGTGATTATTCGGTTCATCAGACAGGACGGATTTGGCGACTGAAACGTTCTGACGGTCAGGAGGTGACCCCAAAACAGCCAAAGCTGTCCCCATCGGAAATGGCGGCCGACAAGGTTGCTTCGGAAAGCACCATCGGTTCGCTATTGGACGTCGCTGTGTCGCCGGATCGCTACCTGGCACAAGCTGCCATCACCGCGCTGGCAAAACACCCGGATCTGTATCCGCCCGGTCAGATCGCGAAATTAGAGCCCGAGAAACAATTGGGCATCTTGGCCGCGTGGCGATGGCGAGAGTTTTGCGAGCCGGAATCGCTTCACGAGTCAACGCGACAAGAATTGATCCGTGTCGCGATTTCAGCGAACGACGAAGATTGCAATCTGTTCGGACTTCGTTGGGCAGCCGAACGTCGGGAATCGAGTTTGTTACCGATCGCAGAAAAAATCCTTCAACGACGTTCGATTTCTCCGAAACTATTCGAAGTCGCTGTCGCCGCAATTTCATATTTACAGAACGGGACGGCGAGAAGCGGAATTCGTGATCCGGCGCGGGAGTCGCTGCTCGAAACGATGGCCCGAGATCAGCAGCGGGATGATCGCTTGCGTGCATTCGCGATTCGTGCGATCCCCAAAGAAGCCGAGCGTCCGACGGTCGTGGATCTAAAAACTTGGTTGAAGCCTGACACGTCGGTCGAGCTGCAGAGCGAAATCGTCCGGTTGTTGATTGCTCGCGGTGATGCCGACTCGGCGAAGGTTCTGATTTCGGTTGCCAAGGATGCCGCGTATGCCGATTCGATTCGTGCCGATGCGATTTCCGGCCTGTCTGGACACCTCTCTGATCACGAACAGGCAATTCGGCAATTTGCAGACGATCAACGACTACCAAACGAAGTTCGCGAAGAAGCGTCACGAGTTTTGGCTCGACAAGGTGGGCTGAAACGACAGAAACGGCCCCCGGCGGAAGACTTTGATTCGTGGCTTCGGTTGGTCGGATCCGGCGGCGACCCAGCAGCCGGCGCCCGCGTTTTTCAGCGTTCGACGTGTATCCGATGCCACTTACACGGAGGTCGGGGGGCGACCACGGGGCCTGACCTCACAAGTCTGACCGGACAATCGCGAGCGAGGATTCTAAAGTCAATACTCGACCCCAGTGCGGAAGTGGGGCCGTTGTACGTTCCGTGGAAAATCGTCACCCTGGACGGGGACGTCCGCGTCGGATTGAAATTGCCTCGCCCCGGTGTCGGCGGATCGATTGCGTTTCAGTCGACCGACGGGTTGCCGTTTTATGTCAAGCTTGAAGAAATCGAAATGCACAGCTTTAGTGATCAATCGATCATGCCAGAAGGATTGGAGCAAACGATGTCGATAGGCGAGCTACGTGATCTACTTGCATTTTTGGAAACTTCAACATCGCAGTGA
- the queG gene encoding tRNA epoxyqueuosine(34) reductase QueG, whose amino-acid sequence MNAESSVSQTPRWFTEFAGQASESGFTLLGVCPVVDANGFHSLVDWIEAGYAAGMDYFANRIDAYRSPTGVMVGAKSIAVLASPYPAAEREACQTGSGRVARYAWSGTDYHDVIHKRIKALKKLVQSSAPEVSLRGCVDTAPLLERELAELAGLGWRGKNTLLLHREQGSYFFLACVLFDQVLPYDTPQEKSYCGSCTACLDACPTDAFVQEGTLNAGRCISYLTIEHRGSIDPDLRSAIGDWVFGCDVCQEVCPWNRKPSRQFQASEDSFPTRSVDLIEILEMDEETFRQRYRKSPFWRTRLQGMQRNAAIVLGNQRNQTAVSALERHLHSEDHVVAEACAWAIAQMNPM is encoded by the coding sequence ATGAACGCTGAGTCATCGGTATCGCAGACACCGCGTTGGTTTACCGAGTTTGCCGGTCAGGCATCTGAATCAGGATTCACGTTGTTGGGTGTCTGTCCGGTCGTCGACGCAAACGGCTTCCATTCATTGGTCGATTGGATCGAGGCCGGGTACGCGGCCGGAATGGACTACTTTGCCAATCGGATCGATGCATACCGAAGCCCGACGGGCGTGATGGTAGGGGCAAAAAGCATCGCCGTGTTGGCGAGTCCATATCCTGCCGCGGAGCGTGAAGCATGCCAAACAGGCTCGGGACGAGTCGCACGGTATGCTTGGTCAGGGACCGACTATCACGACGTGATTCATAAAAGGATTAAGGCACTCAAAAAGCTGGTTCAAAGTTCCGCCCCAGAAGTTAGCCTCCGAGGGTGCGTCGATACCGCACCGCTACTGGAACGCGAGCTGGCCGAGTTAGCTGGTTTAGGGTGGCGCGGTAAGAACACGTTGTTGTTGCATCGTGAACAAGGAAGCTACTTTTTTCTCGCCTGTGTCCTCTTTGACCAAGTGTTGCCCTACGACACCCCCCAAGAAAAGTCGTACTGTGGATCTTGTACGGCGTGTTTGGATGCCTGCCCGACGGACGCATTTGTTCAAGAAGGGACCTTGAACGCCGGCAGATGCATTAGCTATCTCACCATCGAGCACCGTGGTTCGATCGATCCTGATCTTAGGTCCGCCATCGGTGATTGGGTTTTTGGCTGTGACGTTTGTCAAGAAGTCTGTCCTTGGAACCGAAAGCCTTCGCGACAATTCCAAGCGTCCGAAGACAGCTTTCCCACTCGATCGGTCGATCTAATTGAGATTCTAGAGATGGACGAAGAGACATTTCGTCAACGCTACCGAAAGTCTCCTTTTTGGCGCACCCGGCTCCAAGGCATGCAGCGCAATGCGGCAATTGTGCTCGGCAATCAACGCAACCAAACCGCGGTCAGCGCTTTAGAACGTCATCTTCATTCCGAAGATCACGTCGTGGCAGAAGCGTGCGCGTGGGCGATCGCTCAGATGAACCCGATGTAA